The Chlorobaculum sp. MV4-Y genome contains the following window.
CATTTCTAACGCAGGTATCAGTTACCGGCATGTTCAGAAGGCGACTGATTCTGGAGAGAGACCTGCCGCCACAGCTCATCCTTGAGCGCCTTGAGTCCCTGTCCCGCCACACTCGATATGGCGAGCACCTTAACCCCTTTTTCAAGCTCCGGCATGGCGAAACCCTCAGGCGCAATGTCCATCTTGGTGATCACCGCGAGTCTCGGCTTGGAGAGCAGCGAAGGGTCGAACTTTTCCAGCTCCTTCAGGAGCGTTGCGTACTCGGCGGCAATATCCTCCGTATTGGACGGAACCATGATGAGCAGCGTCTTGGTGCGCTCGATGTGTCGCAGGAACTGGATGCCCAGGCCGCGCCCCTCCGCCGCGCCTTCGATGATGCCTGGAATGTCGGCCATGACGAAGGATTTGTAATCCTCGTAGCGTACGATGCCGAGGTTCGGCACCAGCGTCGTGAACGGGTAGTCGGCGATTTTCGGTCGCGCCGCGCTGAGCACCGAAATCAGGGTCGATTTGCCTGCGTTGGGGAAACCAACGAGGCCGACGTCGGCCATCAGCTTCAGCTCCATTTCAAGCTCGAACTCCTCACCCGGCTCGCCGGGCTGTGCGAATCGTGGAGCCTGCCGGGTCGCCGTGGCGAAGTGCTGGTTGCCCCAACCGCCGCGTCCGCCTTTGGCGATCATCATCTCCTGACCGTCTTCGACCATGTCGCACATCACTTCGCCGGTCTCGGCGTTGCGCACCACCGTGCCGCACGGCACGCCGATGACGACATCCTTGCCATCCTTGCCGCTCTTGCGCGCGCCAAGTCCGTGGCCGCCGCGATCGGCGATATAGGATTTGCGGTACTTGAAGTCAAGCAGCGTGGCAAGCTGCTTGTTGGCGCGCAGATAGACGTGGCCGCCACGGCCGCCGTCACCGCCATCAGGCCCGCCCTTTGGCACGAACTTCTCTCTTCTGAAACTCACGCAACCCCGGCCGCCGTCGCCAGCTTTCACCGAGATTTTCGCACGATCGACAAACTTCACGCTTCCGTCCTTTTTGTAATAATCGCTATCGTTACCTATGTTACTCTCAATTTTAAACCAGACCGACCGATGCCCGCTTCAAGCAAATCCCGCAAGAGTGCCGCCCCGACCATCGAAGAGCTGATCCAGCGCCTCGAAGAGGTCACCCGGAACATCGAAAACCCGGACACCGGGCTTGAA
Protein-coding sequences here:
- the obgE gene encoding GTPase ObgE — protein: MKFVDRAKISVKAGDGGRGCVSFRREKFVPKGGPDGGDGGRGGHVYLRANKQLATLLDFKYRKSYIADRGGHGLGARKSGKDGKDVVIGVPCGTVVRNAETGEVMCDMVEDGQEMMIAKGGRGGWGNQHFATATRQAPRFAQPGEPGEEFELEMELKLMADVGLVGFPNAGKSTLISVLSAARPKIADYPFTTLVPNLGIVRYEDYKSFVMADIPGIIEGAAEGRGLGIQFLRHIERTKTLLIMVPSNTEDIAAEYATLLKELEKFDPSLLSKPRLAVITKMDIAPEGFAMPELEKGVKVLAISSVAGQGLKALKDELWRQVSLQNQSPSEHAGN